A stretch of Lathyrus oleraceus cultivar Zhongwan6 chromosome 6, CAAS_Psat_ZW6_1.0, whole genome shotgun sequence DNA encodes these proteins:
- the LOC127091134 gene encoding protein S-acyltransferase 8, with protein sequence MAAKRVYQVWKGSNKFIFGGRLAFGPDARSLLITFSLIIVPVIIFCAFVARHLRHEFSSYYSGYAVLVAAILFTIHVLVLLGLTSARDPGIIPRNSHPPEEEFRYESSGVAGQQTPTLQFPRTKEVMVNGRPVKVKYCETCMLYRPPRCSHCSICNNCVERFDHHCPWVGQCIGLRNYRYFFLFVSSATILCVYVFSLSAYYIKVLMDNNNNGTVWKAIKESPASVILMAYCFISLWFVGGLTGFHLYLIGSNQTTYENFRHRADGRINVFNRGCLNNFMEVFCTEINPSRNNFRAFVQEEVQRPLTPVFTRGHEQGDLSGDRRPKVEHDLDIGEDLLKISQRRNIEELDEDILSRGSNGAPHITADPDSILSSDHRATTIRSDARHSSWERSGSWEIAQDVFANSNVTESRHHVTSKEMRQ encoded by the exons ATGGCAGCAAAGCGCGTGTACCAAGTTTGGAAAGGAAGTAAT AAATTCATATTTGGAGGGAGGTTGGCATTTGGGCCAGATGCCAGATCCCTGCTTATCACTTTTTCGCTGATTATTGTTCCGGTGATCATTTTTTGTGCATTTGTAGCAAGGCATCTTCGGCACGAGTTTTCTTCGTATTATTCAGGATATGCTGTTTTAGTAGCTGCAATTCTCTTTACTATCCAT GTCCTGGTGCTCCTCGGTCTTACTTCCGCACGTGATCCGGGTATTATTCCAAGGAATTCACATCCACCAGAAGAAGAGTTTCGATATGAGTCTTCCGGGGTAGCCGGGCAACAAACGCCAACCCTTCAGTTCCCACGAACAAAAGAAGTAATGGTCAATGGCCGTCCTGTAAAGGTGAAATATTGTGAAACTTGTATGCTGTATCGTCCTCCTCGTTGCTCGCATTGCTCCATATGCAACAACTGTGTTGAGCGTTTCGATCACCATTGCCCTTGGGTGGGCCAATGCATTGGACTG AGGAACTACCGTTACTTCTTTCTGTTTGTTTCTTCCGCAACGATTCTGTGTGTCTATGTGTTTTCTCTCTCGGCTTATTACATCAAGGTTCTGATGGATAATAATAACAACGGTACAGTATGGAAGGCGATAAAAGAATCTCCTGCATCCGTGATATTAATGGCATATTGTTTCATCTCTCTATGGTTTGTTGGTGGACTAACCGGTTTTCATTTGTACCTTATAGGCTCAAATCAG ACAACCTATGAAAACTTCCGGCACAGAGCTGATGGAAGGATCAATGTTTTTAATCGAGGTTGTTTAAATAATTTTATGGAAGTCTTTTGCACGGAAATAAACCCGTCCAGGAACAATTTCCGGGCTTTTGTTCAAGAGGAGGTGCAAAGGCCGCTGACTCCAGTCTTTACCCGGGGACACGAACAAGGCGATTTGAGTGGTGATCGTCGTCCTAAAGTTGAACATGATCTAGATATCGGCGAAGATCTATTGAAGATATCACAGCGTAGGAATATTGAAGAGCTCGACGAGGACATTCTGAGTAGAGGGAGCAATGGCGCGCCCCATATTACAGCTGATCCCGATTCAATTTTGTCATCAGATCATCGAGCTACCACAATACGATCTGATGCTAGACACTCGAGTTGGGAAAGAAGTGGAAGCTGGGAAATCGCACAAGACGTCTTTGCGAATTCAAATGTCACAGAAAGCAGACATCATGTCACATCAAAGGAAATGCGCCAATGA